Part of the Moraxella ovis genome is shown below.
CCGTCCGACCGTGTTCAGCACAACAAAATCGGGGCGTGCCTTATGGCAGAACCTGCTCTTGTGGCGGATATGGTGCGTGCGATGAAAGGCAGTACCGATAAGCCCGTTACCGTCAAGCACCGTATTGGCATTGATACGTTTGACAGTTATGAGTTCATGCGTGATTTTGTGGGGACTGTGGCGGACGCTGGCTGTACGCACTTTATCGCTCATGCTAGGATAGCGTGGCTTAACGGCTTATCCCCCAAAGAAAACCGAGAAATCCCGTCCCTGCGCTATGATGATATTTACCGCCTAAAAAGAGAATTCCCCCATCTTTTTATAGAAATCAATGGCGGTGTGGACAATCTTGATGACATCAAAACCCACCTAACCCATGTGGATGGCGTGATGATAGGACGGGCGTTTTATCACAATCCCATGCTCATGGGGGCGTGCAATGAGCTGTGGGGCGAGCCTATCCCAACGCACCGTGAAATCCTAGAAAATCTCTATCCTTATCTTGAAAAACGAGCCGAGCAAGGGGCGAATTTGGCAACCTTGACACGGCATTATTTGGGGTTATTTCAAGGCTTGGCAGGGGCAAGAAAATGGCGACAGGATTTGAGCGGTAAGCGAAATCTAACCGTGGATGACATCAGAAACAGTGCGGAAACGGTACTGGCATTAAATGGTCATTAGGTTTCTTAATAAGAAACATTGCATCAACAAAATGGCGTTTTTCTTCGTTAATTTATCGTGTTAAGATACTGCCATATTGAAAATGTTTCTTATTCACTGCTTGCTTTCAATAGGAGAAAGTCATGAAATTATCACACGTATTCGGCGCAGCACTACTTGGTCTGACGGCCACAGCCCACGCAGCGACTTATGAGATTGACGCAGCTCACACCAACGCACGATTTGCCATTGATCACTTTAACACCAGTACGAACGTTGGTGGTTTCTTTGGTCTGACAGGCTCGATGGAATTTGACAAAGAAGCTCGCAAAGGCAAAATCGACATCACCATCCCGATTGACAGCCTGCAAACTGGCTCTGAAGCGTTCACAGACCACCTAAAATCTGCTGATCTGTTCAATGCTGAAGCACATCCGAACATGCGTTTTGAATCGACCAAATTCAACCATGTGGGTAAAGGCAAGGTGCGTAAATTATCATCTGTTGATGGCAATCTGACGCTACTTGGTCAGACTCATCCTGTGCGTCTAAAGGCCGATAAATTCAACTGCTATGACAGCCCAATGGCAAAAGCAGAGGTGTGCGGTGGCGACTTTAGCACGACCATCGACCGCACTAAATGGGGCATGGATTATCTGGTGGCGATGGGCATGGCAAAAAAAGTCCGCATCGACATTCAAGTAGAAGCGGTAAAACAGTAATCTGATGCCAGTTCAATAAAAAACGGAACGAAAGTTTCGTTTTTTGTTTTGTGTATTTTTAAATATTACACATAAAATAAATATACCGCCATTGCCAAGCCGTTATTTAGAATATGTAGGAGTATCGGTGCAATCAGCGAATCGCAGCGTATCCGCGCATAACAAAAAATCATCGCCAGCCCAAAAATCACACCCATCTCAAACGCACCATACTGCACATGAACCAATGAAAATAGGGCGCTCGTGATCACGCTGGCTATGAGCGATGCGTGGTGATTGTTAGGATGAATTGCGTCTTTGATTAGCCCGAACATTACCCCTCGGAAAATCAACTCCTCATAGATGGGTGCGATCACAACTGTCGCGAGAACAAGTAACGGTAGATTTGCCGTACTTATCATACCATCCATGAATGTCATCGGCGCACGACCTAGTGTATGCGTGATGAATTCACTAATCACCAAAAATAGCGCAAGCCACCAAGTGCATACTGCCAAACGTCGCCAATAAAAAGGGCGAATACCCAGCCATTTTGCCAGTCTGTCACGAGCATGATACGTTGCCATGATGAGACCAACCACACTTAAAGTCAAAGCGCTTGCTATGATGCTAAGACTAACTACCACGCCGTGACGACTGCCAGCTATAAGACTAAGATCTAACATCCGTCCAAATACCCAGACATAAGCTGTTTGACTTATAAACATGAGTAGAATAAGCAGTAAGCATAACCACGTTGCGCGTATTTTTAGTTTGGTGGGGGAATGTGAGGGCATGATTAATGGCTAATTATTAAGACTTAAAAATTAAAGAGTACCACATTGCTAAGGATTTTGCTTGATTGATGAATGGCTAAGATTGGGTGTGTACTATTTTTGACCAATCATTCACGAATGGTTAGCAAATACTTAAATTTTTAAAGGAATTGCTGTGATATAATTCGCTGATATATTTATTGGTATGATTGAATATTTTGGAGGATAATATGAGTTATTTTGGTACAGATGGCATTCGTGGGGAATTTGGCGTATTTCCGATCACGCCTGATTTTTTGTTGCGCTTAGGGTTTGGTGCGGGACGAGTGCTGATGGAACGCGCCGGCAATTCAAAAAAACGCCCAAGCGTACTGATTGGTAAAGACACGCGCCTATCGGGCTATGTTATTGAGGCGGCGCTGCAGGCGGGATTTAACGCGGCAGGCGTGGATGTGTATATGCTGGGTCCATTGCCGACACCTGCGATTGCGCATTTGGTGAAGAGCTTCCACGCAGACATGGGTGCGGTCATCTCGGCATCGCATAATCCATACCAAGATAATGGCGTGAAATTCTTCTCTCGTGAAGGTAAAAAAATCTCTGATGAAATTCAAAACGCCATTAACCTAGAGTTGGATGCGTTAGTGGACGATACTGATGCGCGCCTGTCTAGACTTGCAGGTATTAAGGCGGATGGCATCGGTAAGAGCTTTCGAGTTGAGGATGCTAAGGGGCGTTATATCGAATACTGCAAAGGCAGCTTTCCGTATCATTTGAGCCTAAATTCACTAAAAATCGTGGTGGACTGTGCCAATGGCGCAGGCTATAGCGTAGCGCCTCGTGTGCTTCGTGAGCTTGGTGCAGATGTCATTGCGATTCATAATGCGCCTGATGGGGTGAATATCAATGACAACTGTGGATCGACTCACCCAAATACTCTACAAAAGGCTGTACTAGAACATGGCGCTGATGTTGGCATCGCACTAGATGGTGATGGCGATCGCATCATCATGGTAGATGAGCAGGGCGCTATCGTTGATGGTGATGCTGTGCTGTATATTCTGGCGAATCATCTAAAACCTGCCGGTGTGGTTGGTACGCTCATGAGTAACGTGGCGTTGGAGCTGAGTTTGGCGGAGCGCGGCATTGGGTTTCACCGTGCCAAGGTTGGGGATCGTTATGTAATGCAAGACCTTGAGACCAAAGGCTGGAGTATCGGCGGTGAGCCGTCAGGTCACATCCTATGCCTAGATAAGAGCCGTACAGGCGATGCCATCGTGGCAGGATTGCAGGTGCTCATGTGCATGGTTGAGCGCGATGTGAAATTAAGTACGTTGACTGACGGTTATACGCCATTCCCGCAGACGCTCATTAATGTGCGACTGTCGCAGATGTCAGACCCTCATGATCATCCTGATCTTGTTGCGGTATTTGATGACGCTGAGAGAAAGCTATCTGGCAAAGGACGCCTACTGATCCGTAAATCAGGCACAGAGCCTGTCATCCGTGTCATGGTGGAATGTCAAGATGAGGCATTGTGTCAGTCATTGGCACAGGATATTGCGAATAGAGTGCAGCAGGTTTTGAGATAATTAGTAATACAGATAAGGGGAATAGCCGCTTTATGCTAAATAAGGCGGTTTTTATGTTGTTGCAGTAGGGACTATTTAAAATGGTGGTATTTCCAAAAACCTAGTTATTAGATGTGTGTACTTTTTAATCAAAATATTATTATTAATAATTTGTTAATTCTACCTAAATTCTATTAGTTAAATAACCAGATTGTAATTATGTGTAAGTCTTCTTATTGGTTTATTTAATTTAAACAAAGATAGATAATATATATTTTAAAAGTTCGAATAAGCTCATTGTTTTAATCCTTGCAGCCCAAATTTTACAATTCAAATATTGGGAATGGATAAGCGATCAAATCCACCAATTAAGACTAATAAGATCTTATGGTTTTTCTCGATTGGTTTTTATCTATCAAAATGATGATTTTTATCATTTTTACTCAAGTGAAAATATCTTATGAACAAAGTTTATAAAGTTGTCCGGAATGCTGCTTCAGGCACTTGGTCTGCTGTGTCAGAAATGGCACGCGGCAAAGGCAAATCAAAAACCAAATCTATCTGCAGTCAGCTCTGGTTGCCACTTTTGTAGCAGTTACTACTATAGCATCTGCTGCCGTAATTATTGGTGATGGTGTTAATCAAGGAACTGGACCTACAGCAAGTGGTGAAAATGCGATTGCCATTGGGAATGATGCTGCAGCTAATACGCGGAATTCTGTTTCTATCGGTAATGGCGCAGGACAAAATTTTTCTGATCAGGGCTCAGCTTATTATGGCACAGGTAGAATCGTATCAGGCGGTCAAGTGGCTACTACGCCAACTGAAAGCATTGCGACATTTAACAACATCGCTATTGGCACTAAAGCAGGCAATAAGTCTAGTGGCAGAAATAATGTTGTGATGGGTAATAATGCAGGTACTTAGCATTTTGGTGAGAACTCTGTGATTATTGGCAATAGTACCAATAACTCTAGCGGTGAGACCACTGTTGATGGCACCAAAATGGGTGGAGATACCCAAGCCCATGCTTGTCATGTTATTGCTATTGGTGATGGTGCAATGACATGGGGCGAATACTCCATTGCTATTGGTGAAGTAGCAAAAACTGAGAGTATTAAATACGATGTAGAAGACAGAGGAAGTCTATACAGAACGGCCGAATCTGCTATTGCCTTAGGCATGAATAGTATAGCAAATGGTTATCGTAGCATAGCTCAAGGTGTTGACGCCAAAGCAGAAAGAGATCACTCTATTGCAATTGGCTCCATGCTTTGGTATTTACCCCATCATCATACGGCATCACCACGGATTTGGCAGCAGTTTATTGTGTACACTTGTAAACATTTTGTTATTATGTTACACAAAAATAACAATACACCTGGCATCGTATGGATGAATTATAGTAAAATATGAAAGACACAATCTTTATCATTTTTTGCAATAAGGTATTGACAATGCCCATCAAATCAGTCATGCTAATCGCATCGCATCGCATCGCATCGCATCGCATCGCATCGCATCGCATCGCATCTTAAAGAAACCACTTAAAGAAATCACCCCATTGTTTATTGCTTTG
Proteins encoded:
- the dusA gene encoding tRNA dihydrouridine(20/20a) synthase DusA is translated as MLSLQDALKSGAKRISVAPMIDWTTSDFRFFARLFNRHIHLYTEMISTSAILKGDTDYILRYDDSEHPVVLQLGGSSPSEMAHCVQIADKMGYDEFNINVGCPSDRVQHNKIGACLMAEPALVADMVRAMKGSTDKPVTVKHRIGIDTFDSYEFMRDFVGTVADAGCTHFIAHARIAWLNGLSPKENREIPSLRYDDIYRLKREFPHLFIEINGGVDNLDDIKTHLTHVDGVMIGRAFYHNPMLMGACNELWGEPIPTHREILENLYPYLEKRAEQGANLATLTRHYLGLFQGLAGARKWRQDLSGKRNLTVDDIRNSAETVLALNGH
- a CDS encoding YceI family protein, translated to MKLSHVFGAALLGLTATAHAATYEIDAAHTNARFAIDHFNTSTNVGGFFGLTGSMEFDKEARKGKIDITIPIDSLQTGSEAFTDHLKSADLFNAEAHPNMRFESTKFNHVGKGKVRKLSSVDGNLTLLGQTHPVRLKADKFNCYDSPMAKAEVCGGDFSTTIDRTKWGMDYLVAMGMAKKVRIDIQVEAVKQ
- a CDS encoding CPBP family intramembrane glutamic endopeptidase; this translates as MLDLSLIAGSRHGVVVSLSIIASALTLSVVGLIMATYHARDRLAKWLGIRPFYWRRLAVCTWWLALFLVISEFITHTLGRAPMTFMDGMISTANLPLLVLATVVIAPIYEELIFRGVMFGLIKDAIHPNNHHASLIASVITSALFSLVHVQYGAFEMGVIFGLAMIFCYARIRCDSLIAPILLHILNNGLAMAVYLFYV
- the glmM gene encoding phosphoglucosamine mutase is translated as MSYFGTDGIRGEFGVFPITPDFLLRLGFGAGRVLMERAGNSKKRPSVLIGKDTRLSGYVIEAALQAGFNAAGVDVYMLGPLPTPAIAHLVKSFHADMGAVISASHNPYQDNGVKFFSREGKKISDEIQNAINLELDALVDDTDARLSRLAGIKADGIGKSFRVEDAKGRYIEYCKGSFPYHLSLNSLKIVVDCANGAGYSVAPRVLRELGADVIAIHNAPDGVNINDNCGSTHPNTLQKAVLEHGADVGIALDGDGDRIIMVDEQGAIVDGDAVLYILANHLKPAGVVGTLMSNVALELSLAERGIGFHRAKVGDRYVMQDLETKGWSIGGEPSGHILCLDKSRTGDAIVAGLQVLMCMVERDVKLSTLTDGYTPFPQTLINVRLSQMSDPHDHPDLVAVFDDAERKLSGKGRLLIRKSGTEPVIRVMVECQDEALCQSLAQDIANRVQQVLR
- a CDS encoding ESPR domain-containing protein produces the protein MNKVYKVVRNAASGTWSAVSEMARGKGKSKTKSICSQLWLPLL